Proteins from a genomic interval of Clostridium scatologenes:
- a CDS encoding M56 family metallopeptidase: MDHYLQNLFFTVLNMNITASCVILFVVIVRLFLKKAPKIFSYSLWIVVMFRLMSPFSFCSAISFLKPIFDTPKKIQYIPLNVGNIAQPKVQTDISGISVIINKSVPSASVSTGINPIDITLFILSIIWFLGILIMVSYGIISYIMLKKKVSCAMLVHDDAFECEKIKTPFVLGIIKPKIYLPIGLVEEEKKYILKHEQIHIKRFDYIIKLFAFLLLCIHWFNPLVWMSFILMSNDMEMSCDEKVIEEFGNEIKKEYSRSLLSMAVDRKFISGSSLAFGENNIKRRIKNVLKYKQPAFWILCVGVVVIVVVSMTLISNPIDKKVNMEEAFLKDEKLQKELNIEDKNEVLKRVHSSFEDSIKTILSSPLNSSNPDEHISAHRMDYDSILRAGRDAENYMLSQFKEGNVKNDLRGQIIMRLCKDWLGSRNNVQDKNLLPTEWYSKLQLVDEITLPDFSYDGADPIEKLVYKTEIEKNQGIKSDLSFLVVAPHIHGVYKQGNKLKVVVTNFAATYGFYGKTLSEQCGSIDPTAITYVKNSDGSYKLDKYEQAKDGDECGPSIEKFCTMPVSRKKIKGLSDKIFKYGSDSNKDIGKLQRDNLIKHLKANGLTGISIREVSGEIVPLT; encoded by the coding sequence ATGGACCATTATTTACAAAACTTATTTTTCACAGTGCTTAATATGAACATAACTGCCAGTTGTGTTATTTTATTTGTTGTGATTGTAAGATTGTTTTTGAAAAAAGCTCCAAAGATATTTTCCTATAGTCTTTGGATAGTGGTAATGTTTCGACTAATGAGTCCTTTTTCCTTTTGTTCTGCAATTAGTTTTTTAAAACCTATTTTTGATACTCCTAAAAAAATACAATACATTCCTTTAAATGTAGGCAATATAGCACAACCTAAAGTACAAACAGACATAAGTGGGATTAGTGTAATAATTAATAAATCTGTTCCTTCAGCATCAGTTAGTACTGGAATAAACCCAATAGACATCACTTTATTCATACTTTCAATAATATGGTTTTTAGGTATTCTTATTATGGTTAGTTATGGAATTATATCTTATATAATGTTAAAAAAGAAAGTTAGCTGTGCCATGTTAGTTCATGATGATGCTTTTGAGTGTGAAAAAATTAAAACTCCATTTGTTCTTGGAATTATAAAACCTAAAATTTATTTACCAATAGGCTTAGTAGAAGAGGAAAAGAAATACATTTTAAAACATGAACAAATTCATATAAAACGATTTGATTATATTATAAAACTTTTTGCTTTTTTGCTTTTGTGCATTCATTGGTTTAACCCACTTGTATGGATGAGTTTTATACTTATGAGTAATGATATGGAAATGTCTTGTGATGAAAAGGTAATTGAAGAATTTGGCAATGAAATAAAAAAGGAGTATAGTAGATCTCTTTTGTCTATGGCAGTGGACAGAAAGTTTATAAGTGGCAGTTCACTTGCATTTGGAGAGAATAATATAAAAAGGCGTATTAAAAATGTGTTGAAATATAAACAGCCAGCTTTTTGGATTTTATGTGTAGGAGTAGTTGTAATTGTTGTTGTAAGTATGACACTTATTTCTAATCCAATTGATAAGAAGGTTAACATGGAAGAAGCATTTTTAAAGGATGAAAAATTACAAAAAGAGTTAAACATAGAGGATAAAAATGAAGTTTTAAAGAGAGTGCACTCTAGCTTTGAAGATAGTATAAAAACTATTTTGTCATCTCCACTTAATTCATCTAATCCAGATGAGCATATTTCAGCTCATAGAATGGACTATGATAGTATTTTAAGAGCTGGAAGGGATGCAGAAAATTACATGCTGTCACAATTTAAAGAAGGTAATGTTAAAAATGATTTGCGTGGTCAGATTATAATGAGGCTTTGTAAAGATTGGTTAGGTTCAAGGAATAATGTGCAAGATAAAAACTTATTACCTACAGAATGGTACTCTAAGCTGCAACTAGTAGACGAAATTACATTGCCTGATTTTTCCTATGACGGTGCGGATCCTATTGAAAAACTGGTGTATAAAACTGAAATAGAGAAAAATCAAGGAATAAAAAGTGATTTAAGTTTTCTTGTTGTAGCACCTCATATTCATGGGGTTTATAAACAGGGAAATAAACTAAAAGTAGTTGTTACTAATTTCGCTGCCACATATGGTTTTTATGGTAAAACTTTAAGTGAGCAGTGTGGATCTATAGATCCAACTGCAATTACTTATGTTAAAAATTCAGATGGTAGTTACAAATTGGATAAATATGAACAGGCAAAGGATGGTGATGAATGTGGTCCATCAATTGAAAAGTTTTGCACTATGCCTGTATCAAGGAAAAAAATAAAAGGTCTCTCAGATAAAATTTTTAAATATGGCAGTGATAGCAATAAGGATATAGGTAAGTTACAGCGAGATAATTTAATTAAACATCTAAAAGCAAATGGTCTAACAGGTATATCAATAAGAGAAGTTTCAGGTGAAATAGTTCCACTAACATAG
- a CDS encoding BlaI/MecI/CopY family transcriptional regulator: MDKFNLCESEYRFASIVWENEPLGSGKLVELCSEKLGWKKSTTYTVLKKLCQKEILQNENSIVTSVVKKEQIQKFESEQFLEKNFGGSLPKFITSFMSDKKLSKDDADYLKKLIDNYKEE; encoded by the coding sequence ATGGATAAATTTAATCTTTGTGAGAGTGAATATCGTTTTGCAAGTATTGTTTGGGAAAATGAACCTTTAGGATCAGGAAAGCTTGTAGAGCTTTGCAGCGAAAAGCTTGGATGGAAAAAGTCTACAACATATACAGTTTTGAAAAAATTATGTCAGAAAGAAATATTACAGAATGAAAATTCAATTGTTACTTCTGTTGTAAAGAAAGAACAAATACAGAAATTTGAAAGCGAACAATTCTTAGAGAAAAATTTCGGAGGATCATTACCTAAGTTTATTACAAGTTTTATGAGTGATAAAAAATTATCTAAAGATGATGCAGATTACCTGAAAAAACTTATAGACAATTATAAGGAGGAGTAG
- a CDS encoding flavodoxin family protein, with product MERYDRMRTLVVYYSLEGNTRFIAETISRSINGDILELKPEKDVPSKGFFKFVLGGKQVVFKECPKLKTLEKSIEDYDMIFLGSPVWAGTFAPAFNTFFSKKKIENKKIALFCCYGGQSGKIFGNLRKYLAKSTVVGEIGFKEPLKNDKELNKSRAEKWAKNIMK from the coding sequence ATGGAAAGGTATGATAGAATGAGAACACTTGTTGTTTATTATTCCTTAGAAGGTAATACAAGGTTTATTGCAGAAACTATATCAAGATCCATTAATGGTGACATATTAGAGCTTAAGCCTGAAAAAGATGTACCAAGTAAAGGTTTTTTTAAATTTGTACTAGGTGGAAAACAAGTTGTTTTTAAAGAATGTCCAAAGTTGAAAACTTTAGAAAAAAGTATTGAAGATTATGATATGATTTTTTTAGGTTCTCCTGTGTGGGCAGGGACTTTTGCACCTGCTTTTAATACATTTTTTTCTAAAAAGAAAATAGAAAATAAAAAAATAGCATTATTTTGCTGCTATGGAGGACAAAGTGGAAAAATATTTGGTAATCTTAGAAAATATTTAGCTAAAAGTACAGTAGTAGGAGAAATAGGGTTTAAAGAACCATTAAAAAATGATAAAGAATTAAATAAAAGTAGAGCAGAAAAATGGGCTAAAAATATTATGAAATGA